GCGAAGGCGGGCTCGGCGGTGCTGAAAGCGCCCCAGGAGAGCGGTGAGGAAGACGTCATGACCGCCATCGAACACCCGATACCCGACACCTTCTGTCCGGTTTCGCCGACCGTCTCTCCCACTCACACGTCCGAGAACGTGATGACCACCGCCTGGCCCATCGTCCGCAGCACCCCGGGCGATCCGCCCTCGGCCAGCACCGCGTCGTAGCGGTCGAGTCGGATGTCCGTCCCGTCGAGTACGGCCCCGTCGTCGAGGGAGAGGGCCAGCACCGCGCCGCCCGGAGGCGCCATCAGGCGTACGGTGCCGCAGACGACCGCGGTCTCCGCCCGCGTACGCCCCCTGCGGTGCATGACGTTGAGGTTGACGACGGGTCCGGCCAGCAGGAAGCCCTCGGTGGGCCGGTCGCCGGGGAAGTCGTGCGGCCACAGCGGCTCGTCCACGATGTGGTGCTCGCCGCCGACGACCAGGTCCATACCCGCGCCCTCGACGACGGTCAGGGTGCGGTCCACCCCGGGGAAGTCGGAGAACGGCCCGTCGGCGGTGACGTCGGCGAGGCTC
This DNA window, taken from Streptomyces griseus subsp. griseus, encodes the following:
- a CDS encoding HutD family protein, with translation MTARILRAADRTPVAWKNGGGLTREVAASPGEADGFEWRVSLADVTADGPFSDFPGVDRTLTVVEGAGMDLVVGGEHHIVDEPLWPHDFPGDRPTEGFLLAGPVVNLNVMHRRGRTRAETAVVCGTVRLMAPPGGAVLALSLDDGAVLDGTDIRLDRYDAVLAEGGSPGVLRTMGQAVVITFSDV